The following coding sequences are from one Humulus lupulus chromosome X, drHumLupu1.1, whole genome shotgun sequence window:
- the LOC133807364 gene encoding uncharacterized protein LOC133807364, which translates to MYSPITLFQSNQNHNHLKPISYMLKLLICGSPLHPSSDHQHQHQNRDHQDEVPMSLSCSAGTSPSSTPKKSRKTAFSRNHNNKDKNPYATRGLDKFSALLADLEEKRQKIYEQSAASEDISFVRFVYKNSNDLVPIIVKLKDSEKEADKTNKSTSRTAGNEDLLVKEKQSTQNSETTHDKFPIAVKEVKKSQRSEQSSKVINNLLQPWSMVKFDKLRRPSYYLPVVVIVILILLAFFGRSIAILCTSIGWYVVPTLKDSSTRKSSAVNKKDYVKKLSEKNLVTEGVSSPRINNKSPRQQGHRRSW; encoded by the coding sequence atgtactcACCTATTACTCTCTTTCAGTCAAACCAAAACCACAATCATCTCAAACCAATCTCTTATATGTTGAAACTTCTAATCTGCGGTAGCCCTCTTCACCCTTCTTCTGATCATCAACACCAACATCAAAATCGAGATCATCAGGACGAAGTACCCATGAGCCTGAGCTGTAGCGCCGGAACCAGCCCCAGTTCTACACCGAAAAAGTCAAGAAAAACTGCCTTCAGCAGGAATCATAACAACAAGGACAAGAACCCTTATGCCACTCGTGGTCTGGACAAGTTCTCAGCGCTTTTGGCTGATCTCGAAGAGAAAAGGCAGAAGATTTATGAACAAAGTGCAGCCTCAGAAGACATATCTTTCGTCAGATTTGTTTACAAGAACTCGAACGACTTGGTTCCAATCATCGTTAAGTTGAAGGACAGTGAGAAAGAAGCAGATAAAACTAATAAGAGTACTTCTCGTACTGCTGGTAAtgaagacttattagtcaaagagaAACAATCAACGCAAAACTCAGAAACAACCCATGATAAGTTTCCTATAGCTGTGAAAGAAGTAAAGAAGTCACAAAGGTCGGAACAGAGTAGCAAGGTCATAAACAACTTATTACAACCATGGAGCATGGTTAAGTTTGATAAGTTGAGACGACCCTCGTATTACTTGCCGGTTGTTGTGATCGTGATCTTGATCTTGTTGGCTTTTTTTGGTCGATCCATTGCGATTCTATGTACTTCGATTGGATGGTACGTTGTTCCAACGTTAAAGGACAGCTCCACCCGAAAAAGTTCAGCGGTAAACAAGAAAGATTATGTTAAGAAATTGAGTGAAAAAAATTTGGTGACTGAAGGTGTATCTTCTCCTCGGATTAACAACAAATCTCCTCGACAACAAGGCCATCGGAGAAGCTGGTGA